In one window of Hemicordylus capensis ecotype Gifberg chromosome 10, rHemCap1.1.pri, whole genome shotgun sequence DNA:
- the C10H15orf40 gene encoding UPF0235 protein C15orf40 homolog isoform X1 — protein MLALALPACRRTSLLRTLAGVAVRGRGGGAMPRKGKAQSKDIVKPPVPSGPVATDKSGSVTISVHAKPGSKLNAVTDLTTEAVSVAIAAPPSEGEANAELCRYLSKVLGVKKSEVVLEKGGKSREKIVKVLAPVTPDEVLEKLRKEAAS, from the exons ATGCTGGCTTTGGCTCTTCCCGCTTGCCGTCGGACTTCGCTTTTGAGGACTCTTGCTGGAGTTGCTGTGAGGGGCCGGGGCGGTGGGGCCATGCCCCGAAAG ggAAAAGCACAGAGTAAGGACATAGTGAAGCCTCCTGTTCCTTCAGGCCCTGTGGCAACAGATAAAAGTGGTTCCGTCACCATCTCTGTTCATGCCAAACCTGGATCTAAACTAAATGCTGTCACAG ACCTGACAACAGAAGCAGTGAGTGTGGCCATTGCTGCACCTCCGTCTGAAGGAGAGGCCAACGCAGAGTTATGTCGTTACCTCTCAAAGGTCCTTGGAGTTAAGAAGAGTGAGGTTGTATTAGAGAAG GGTGGCAAATCTCGAGAAAAAATAGTGAAGGTTTTGGCGCCAGTGACTCCCGATGAAGTTCTAGAGAAGCTGAGAAAAGAAGCTGCCAGCTGA
- the C10H15orf40 gene encoding UPF0235 protein C15orf40 homolog isoform X2, producing the protein MLALALPACRRTSLLRTLAGVAVRGRGGGAMPRKGKAQSKDIVKPPVPSGPVATDKSGSVTISVHAKPGSKLNAVTDLTTEAVSVAIAAPPSEGEANAELCRYLSKVLGVKKSEVVLEKKPTARRPSSQLTVKASAAVSSRGLVRSV; encoded by the exons ATGCTGGCTTTGGCTCTTCCCGCTTGCCGTCGGACTTCGCTTTTGAGGACTCTTGCTGGAGTTGCTGTGAGGGGCCGGGGCGGTGGGGCCATGCCCCGAAAG ggAAAAGCACAGAGTAAGGACATAGTGAAGCCTCCTGTTCCTTCAGGCCCTGTGGCAACAGATAAAAGTGGTTCCGTCACCATCTCTGTTCATGCCAAACCTGGATCTAAACTAAATGCTGTCACAG ACCTGACAACAGAAGCAGTGAGTGTGGCCATTGCTGCACCTCCGTCTGAAGGAGAGGCCAACGCAGAGTTATGTCGTTACCTCTCAAAGGTCCTTGGAGTTAAGAAGAGTGAGGTTGTATTAGAGAAG AAACCCACGGCACGAAGACCGAGCTCACAGCTGACAGTCAAGGCATCAGCAGCTGTATCCAGCCGGGGACTCGTTCGGTCAGTTTGA